One window from the genome of Candidatus Didemnitutus sp. encodes:
- a CDS encoding succinate dehydrogenase cytochrome b subunit encodes MNLLGSLFTSSIGRKFLMAFTGLVLFGFVTGHLVGNLQIFLPPEKINHYGHFLESLGSALWLVRAFLLACVVVHIWLAIQLTLENRAARPDAYGIDKVNRATLASRVMARTGIVVLAFIVYHLLHFTIRAQHPEWSQHTYALHDGTMVRDVYKMVVQGFSSVPVSAFYIIAVGLLSYHLAHGISSMFQTFGLKNENWTRGLDGFAKVYCWGYFLLNALIPIAVLSGYVHL; translated from the coding sequence ATGAACCTCCTCGGCTCGCTCTTCACGTCATCTATTGGCCGGAAGTTTCTCATGGCGTTCACCGGACTCGTCTTGTTCGGCTTCGTCACGGGACACTTGGTCGGCAACCTCCAGATCTTCCTCCCGCCGGAGAAGATCAACCACTACGGCCACTTCCTCGAGTCGCTTGGCTCGGCGTTGTGGCTCGTGCGCGCGTTCCTGCTCGCGTGCGTGGTCGTCCACATCTGGCTCGCGATCCAGCTCACGCTCGAGAATCGCGCCGCGCGCCCCGACGCCTACGGCATCGACAAGGTCAACCGCGCCACGCTCGCCTCGCGCGTGATGGCCCGCACCGGCATCGTTGTCCTCGCCTTCATCGTCTACCACCTCCTGCACTTCACGATTCGCGCGCAGCACCCCGAATGGAGTCAGCACACCTACGCGCTCCACGACGGCACGATGGTGCGCGACGTCTACAAGATGGTCGTGCAAGGCTTCAGCAGCGTGCCGGTGTCGGCGTTCTACATCATCGCCGTCGGTCTGCTCAGCTACCACCTCGCGCACGGCATCTCGTCGATGTTCCAGACCTTCGGCCTCAAGAACGAGAACTGGACGCGCGGCCTCGACGGCTTCGCCAAGGTTTACTGCTGGGGTTACTTCCTTCTCAACGCCCTCATCCCGATCGCGGTGCTGAGCGGCTACGTCCACCTCTAA
- a CDS encoding fumarate reductase/succinate dehydrogenase flavoprotein subunit → MAKLDSKIPSGPLADKWRNHKASIKLVNPANKRKYEVIVVGAGLAGGSAAATLAELGYKVKCFVFHDSPRRAHSIAAQGGINAAKNYQNDGDSVYRLFYDTLKGGDYRAREANVHRLAEVSVNIIDQCAAQGVPFAREYGGLLANRSFGGAQVSRTFYARGQTGQQLLLGAYSALSKMIGAGAVQLYNNSEMLDLVLVDGHAKGIIVRDLITGAITRHSADAVILATGGYGNVFNLATYARGSNATAIWRAYKRGACFGNPCYTQIHPTCIPVSGDYQSKLTLMSESLRNDGRIWVPKKKEDAKKNPADIPEADRDYYLERIYPSFGNLAPRDVSSRAAMRMCDEGRGVGETGLGVYLDFSDAIKRLGENGVRERYGNLFDIYHEITNENAYKTPMRIFPAVHYTMGGLWVDYNLMSNIPGLFVLGEANFSDHGANRLGASALMQGLADGYFVIPYTIGDYLAGQKPNNKPSTDRAEFKQAEENVSAINQRLLAINGKEPVSHFHRRLGQIMWKNCGMARTKQTLETALKEIPALREEFWQNVKIPGSATTINQSLENAGRVADFLELGELMCLDALTREESCGGHFREEYQHPDGECKRDDEKFAHVAAWEYQGEGKAPLRNVEPLNYEFTKMSVRSYK, encoded by the coding sequence ATGGCCAAACTTGATTCCAAGATTCCCTCCGGCCCGCTCGCCGACAAGTGGCGCAACCACAAGGCCTCGATCAAACTCGTCAATCCGGCCAACAAGCGGAAATACGAGGTCATCGTCGTCGGTGCCGGCCTCGCCGGCGGCTCCGCCGCCGCCACGCTCGCCGAGCTCGGCTACAAGGTGAAGTGCTTCGTCTTCCACGACAGCCCGCGCCGCGCCCACTCCATCGCCGCCCAAGGCGGCATCAACGCCGCCAAGAACTACCAAAACGACGGCGACAGCGTTTACCGGCTCTTCTACGACACCCTCAAGGGCGGCGACTACCGCGCCCGCGAAGCCAACGTCCACCGCCTCGCCGAGGTCTCGGTCAACATCATCGACCAATGCGCCGCGCAGGGCGTGCCTTTCGCCCGCGAATACGGCGGCCTTCTCGCCAACCGCTCCTTCGGTGGCGCTCAAGTCTCGCGCACGTTCTACGCCCGCGGTCAGACCGGCCAGCAGCTCCTCCTCGGCGCCTACAGCGCGCTCTCTAAGATGATCGGCGCTGGCGCCGTGCAGCTCTACAACAACTCCGAGATGCTCGACCTCGTCCTCGTCGACGGGCACGCGAAGGGCATCATCGTCCGCGATCTCATCACCGGTGCCATCACGCGCCACAGCGCTGATGCGGTGATCCTCGCCACCGGCGGCTACGGCAACGTCTTCAACCTCGCCACCTACGCGCGCGGCTCGAACGCCACCGCCATCTGGCGCGCCTACAAGCGCGGCGCCTGCTTCGGCAATCCCTGCTACACGCAGATTCACCCGACCTGCATTCCCGTCTCCGGCGACTACCAGTCGAAGCTCACGCTCATGTCCGAGTCGCTGCGCAACGACGGCCGTATCTGGGTCCCGAAGAAGAAGGAAGACGCGAAGAAAAATCCCGCCGACATCCCCGAGGCCGACCGCGACTACTACCTGGAGCGCATCTATCCGTCCTTCGGCAACCTCGCTCCGCGCGACGTCTCCTCCCGCGCCGCCATGCGCATGTGCGACGAAGGCCGCGGCGTCGGTGAGACCGGTCTCGGCGTTTACCTCGACTTCTCCGACGCCATCAAACGGCTCGGCGAAAACGGCGTCCGCGAGCGCTACGGCAATCTCTTCGACATCTACCACGAGATCACCAACGAGAACGCCTACAAGACGCCGATGCGCATCTTCCCCGCGGTGCACTACACCATGGGCGGCCTCTGGGTGGACTATAACCTGATGTCCAACATCCCCGGCCTGTTCGTGCTGGGCGAAGCCAACTTCTCCGACCACGGCGCCAATCGCCTCGGCGCCTCCGCGCTGATGCAAGGCCTCGCCGACGGCTACTTCGTCATCCCTTACACCATCGGCGACTACCTCGCCGGCCAGAAGCCGAACAACAAGCCGTCGACCGACCGCGCCGAGTTCAAGCAGGCCGAGGAAAACGTCTCCGCCATCAACCAGCGTCTTCTCGCCATCAACGGCAAGGAGCCGGTCAGCCACTTCCACCGCCGCCTCGGCCAGATCATGTGGAAGAACTGCGGCATGGCCCGCACCAAGCAGACGCTCGAGACCGCGCTCAAGGAAATCCCCGCTCTCCGCGAGGAATTCTGGCAGAACGTCAAAATCCCCGGCTCCGCCACCACGATCAACCAGTCGCTCGAGAATGCCGGCCGCGTGGCCGACTTCCTCGAACTCGGCGAACTCATGTGCCTCGACGCGCTTACCCGCGAAGAGAGCTGCGGCGGTCACTTCCGCGAGGAATACCAACACCCGGACGGCGAATGCAAACGCGATGACGAGAAGTTCGCCCACGTCGCCGCCTGGGAATACCAAGGCGAAGGCAAAGCGCCGCTCCGCAACGTCGAGCCGCTGAACTACGAGTTCACCAAGATGAGCGTCCGCTCCTACAAGTGA
- a CDS encoding ORF6N domain-containing protein, translating to MNAALLPAERVERRVLLLRGEKVILDVHLAELYEVSTKVLNQAVKRNPERFPSDFLFKLTPQETELVLKSQIVTSNLGNEDNALTTKDILRSQSVTSKRVGSGGRRYSPYAFTEQGVAMLSSVLRSSRAVQVNIEIMRTFVRLRQMIAGHADLARKLSAIEKKYDAQFKVVFDAIRELMTPPTADEVREMGFHTTLKTDPAKSKR from the coding sequence ATGAACGCCGCCCTCCTTCCCGCCGAGCGAGTCGAGCGCCGCGTTCTGCTGCTGCGTGGCGAGAAGGTGATTCTGGACGTCCACTTGGCCGAACTCTACGAGGTTTCCACGAAGGTGCTGAATCAGGCGGTAAAGCGTAACCCGGAGCGCTTTCCTTCGGACTTCCTTTTCAAGCTCACGCCGCAAGAGACCGAGCTGGTTTTGAAGTCACAAATTGTGACCTCAAACCTTGGGAATGAAGACAACGCATTGACCACCAAAGACATTCTGAGGTCACAATCTGTGACCTCAAAACGCGTGGGCAGCGGAGGTCGCCGCTATTCGCCTTATGCCTTTACCGAGCAAGGCGTCGCTATGCTCTCCAGCGTCTTGCGTTCCTCCCGCGCCGTGCAGGTGAACATCGAGATCATGCGCACCTTCGTCCGCCTCCGCCAGATGATCGCCGGCCACGCCGACCTCGCGCGCAAGCTCTCCGCGATCGAAAAGAAATACGACGCGCAATTCAAAGTCGTCTTCGACGCCATCCGCGAACTCATGACCCCGCCCACCGCCGACGAAGTCCGCGAGATGGGCTTCCACACCACTCTCAAAACCGATCCCGCAAAATCGAAACGCTGA